The following are encoded together in the Coffea arabica cultivar ET-39 chromosome 1c, Coffea Arabica ET-39 HiFi, whole genome shotgun sequence genome:
- the LOC140004723 gene encoding uncharacterized protein produces MAPYEALYGRKCRSPIYWDEVGERKVLDLTAIPWMEEARKKVKLILQRLQTAQSRQKSYADNRRKDLKFEVGDRVFLKVTPLRSITAGRGKKLQPRFVGPYKILQRVGTVAYRLELLPSLSRIHNVFHVSMLKKYYPDPSHILQPKEIDIDESLTYEEKPVQLLDRKVKELRNKQIPLVKILWRNHGVEEATWKVEEEMQKKYPELFLSQCEKFQGRNSSKGERV; encoded by the coding sequence atggcaccatacGAAGCGCTGTACGGGAGGAAATGTcggtcaccgatttactgggatgaagtcgGTGAGAGGAAAGTCTTGGACCTAACggctattccatggatggaggagGCACGGAAAAAAGTCAAATTGATACTGCAAAGACTCCAAAcggctcaaagccgacaaaagagctatgcggaCAATCGAAGGAAAGACTTGAAGTTCGAAGTTGGGgaccgtgttttcctcaaggtTACACCGTTACGGAGCATCACGGCGGGcagaggaaagaaattgcaaccgaggttcgtcggaccttacaagattctCCAGAGAGTGGGTACAGTAGCGTATCGGCTAGAACTGCTGCCGAGTCTCTCTAGAATTCAtaacgtcttccacgtctcgatgcttaagaagtactatcccgacccgTCTCATATCTTACAACCGAAGGAAATCGACATAGATGAATCGCTCACttatgaagagaaacctgtaCAGTTGCTTGACCGAAAAGTTAAAGAGCTGAGAAATAAGCAGATTCCTTTGGTAAAGATattgtggagaaatcatggggtCGAAGAGGCTACCTGgaaggtggaagaagaaatgcaaaagaaataccctgaacttttcCTGAGTCAATGTGAGAAATTTCAAGGGCGAAATTCTTctaagggggagagggtgtga